The nucleotide window TCCCTTTATGATGGACGAGGCGGTTGTCCTGGACGGAGGCGATGCCGGCGGATTCCTGTCCGCGGTGCTGCTGGGCGAAGAGGCCCAGGTACGTCAGTTCCGCCGCGTTGGGGGCTCCGAAGACTCCGAAGAGCCCGCAGTGATCCCTGGCTTCCGGCATGGCTTGAGGCGCCGACATGAAAAGCCGCATGGGCGGGCGGGCATTATAGGAGATTCGGTCCCGGCTCACAAGGGAAGATCGAGGCGCGGCGGGAAGGGTCTTGACTGCGCGGGGCGGCGCCTATAAGATGCTGTCGAATGTAAAGGAGCCGAGACCTCAATATCGACGTAGAACGAAAAAAGTGGGCGCACCCCACTTTTTTTTGTCTCGGGCGAGGGCAGGCATGAACGGGGAAGTTCTCAGAATCGTCGACGCGATCCACCGCGAGAAGGGGATCGACAAGGAGCGGATCTTCGAGACCATCGAGCAGGCGCTCTCCCTGGCCGCGAAGAAACACTTGAATACCAAGGAGATGCCGGTGGTCAAGATCGACCGCGAGAAGGGGGATATTACCGCGTTCGACGGGGAGCATCCGATCGAGACCACGGCCTTGGGGCGGATCGCCTACCAGGCGGCCCGGCAGCTTTTCGTCCAGAAGCTCCGGGAAGTGGAAAGCGAGAGCGTCTTTTCGGAGTTCGCCCACAAAAAGGGGGACATCGTCACCTGCACGGTCAGCCGGTTCGAGGGGCCGCACCTGATCTGCAAGATCGGGGACAAGGCCGAGGCCACGATGCTCAAGGGCGACCAGGTGCCGGGGGAGAATTACCGGATCGGAGACCGTCTGAGGGCGTACGTTTCGGAGGTCGAAAAGCGGGGCACGCGGGTTCGGGTGTACGTCTCGCGGGCGCACGAGGATTTCGTGCGGCGGCTTTTCGAGCTGGAGGTGCCGGAGATCGCCGACGGAACGGTGGTGATCAAGGGCATCGCCCGGGAGCCGGGATACCGGACGAAGATCACGGTGCATTCGATCAACGACCGGGTGGACTGCCTGGGGGCCTGCGTGGGGGTCCGGGGGAGCCGCATCCGCAACGTGGTGGACGAGCTCAACGGGGAGAACGTGGATATCGTCCGGTGGAGCGACAATCCTCTGGAGCTCATCAAGAATTCGCTCAAGCCGGCCGAGATCGCGGAAGTGATTCTGGAGGAAGGGCAGAAGCGGGCCACGGTGTACGTGCTCAAGGACCAGCTTTCGCAGGCCATCGGGAAGGGCGGTCGGAACGTACGGCTGGCCTCGAAGCTGGCCGGCTGGGAGATCGACATTTACGAGCTGGGGGCGGAGACGGCGGCTTCGGCGGAAGCGCCCGCGGAAGGCGGGACGGCGACCGCCCCGGAGGCCCCCGCGCCGCCGCCGGCCGCGCCCCCCGAGGCTGAAGGGCAAGAGAAGAAGAATGAGGGTTAGCGAACTCGCCAAGGAACTGGGCTACAAGGCCGCGGAGCTCGTGGAGCTGGCGCGGGCCAAGGGGATCCGGATCGAGGACGCCCGCGCGAATCTCGACGCGCGGATGGCGGCCGCCGTCCGGGCGCAGGTGCCGCACCGCTCGAAGCTCACCGGGGCGCTCATGGAGGTGTACGCCCGCGTGGTGGCCGACGAGGCCGCACGCGCCGCCGCCAAGGCCGCCGAGCCC belongs to Planctomycetota bacterium and includes:
- the nusA gene encoding transcription termination factor NusA yields the protein MNGEVLRIVDAIHREKGIDKERIFETIEQALSLAAKKHLNTKEMPVVKIDREKGDITAFDGEHPIETTALGRIAYQAARQLFVQKLREVESESVFSEFAHKKGDIVTCTVSRFEGPHLICKIGDKAEATMLKGDQVPGENYRIGDRLRAYVSEVEKRGTRVRVYVSRAHEDFVRRLFELEVPEIADGTVVIKGIAREPGYRTKITVHSINDRVDCLGACVGVRGSRIRNVVDELNGENVDIVRWSDNPLELIKNSLKPAEIAEVILEEGQKRATVYVLKDQLSQAIGKGGRNVRLASKLAGWEIDIYELGAETAASAEAPAEGGTATAPEAPAPPPAAPPEAEGQEKKNEG